A stretch of Xenopus laevis strain J_2021 chromosome 8S, Xenopus_laevis_v10.1, whole genome shotgun sequence DNA encodes these proteins:
- the znf383.S gene encoding LOW QUALITY PROTEIN: zinc finger protein OZF (The sequence of the model RefSeq protein was modified relative to this genomic sequence to represent the inferred CDS: deleted 2 bases in 2 codons) translates to MFVLKEFKFFFWSLTTQLRMKPKSEYLINLLSMEKEQVTNAVLNYALEIIHLLTGEDYNFVKEHVLNSNNIWVSKVHDKKQNLSLEHTVISCKNDWNGEHRLVSQMILELAQKIIQELTNQVLLKHDDIAVFFSVEEWEYMESHKEQYKDMAAMDNQDQCSDVVYNYSIPSPIEPESDGYCDEENQESKPFDIITEDYIPAHILEEHSITVCEIKEEPFDIDCTQEPMVTENIHTGDFLLMNGDRDMEEGNVPEENGSIKTHKKYKAKSCQCKVCGKWFCDKSRLARHHKTHTGERPFACNVCGKTFARKSNVSVHQRIHTEEKPYTCMECGRKFTNNSHLVSHKVVHTREKPFTCLKCGKGFTRNSSLVKHSGIHAEQKPYVCNQCGKSYCQYANLVVHLRLHSGEKPYVCRHCGQSFICKASMERHQRTHTEGKPYHCVHCPKAFTDNSSLNRHKKTHKNELYHRYIQKNITP, encoded by the exons aTGTTTGTTCTGaaggaattcaaattttttttctggagtTTAACAACTCAACTGCGCATGAAGCCTAAATCTGAA TATTTGATTAACTTATTAAGTATGGAAAAGGAACAGGTGACAAATGCAGTTTTAAATTATGCCTTAGAAATCATCCacctgctgactggagag GATTATAACTTTGTGAAGGAACATGTCTTGAATAGCAACAATATTTGGGTGTCAAAAGTCCATGACAAAAAACAGAATTTGTCTCTTGAGCACACAGTCATCTCGTGCAAAAATGACTGGAACGGGGAACACAGACTGGTCTCTCAGATGATCCTAGAACTTGCCCAGAAGATAATTCAGGAGCTGACCAATCAG GTCCTACTAAAGCATGATGatattgcagtttttttctcTGTGGAGGAATGGGAGTATATGGAAAGCCATAAAGAACAATACAAGGACATGGCAGCAATGGATAACCAAGACCAATGCTCTGATG TGGTTTACAATTACAGTATCCCTTCTCCTATTGAACCAGAGTCAGATGGATATTGTGATGAGGAAAACCAGGAGTCAAAGCCATTTGACATTATCACAG aggACTACATTCCAGCTCACATTCTTGAGGAGCATTCCATTACAGTGTGTGAAATTAAAGAGGAGCCATTTGACATTGATTGTACACAAGAACCAATGGTTACTGAAAATATCCACACAG GAGACTTTCTGCTCATGAATGGGGACAGAGACATGGAAGAAGGAAATGTTCCTGAAGAGAATGGCAGcatcaaaacacacaaaaaatataaagctaaatcATGTCAGTGTAAGGTTTGTGGAAAATGGTTTTGCGACAAATCGCGGCTTGCAAGGCACCATAAAACCCACACGGGTGAGAGACCTTTTGCCTGTAATGTATGTGGAAAGACATTTGCGCGTAAGTCAAATGTCTCGGTCCATCAAAGGATTCATACAGAAGAGAAGCCTTATACTTGTATGGAGTGCGGCAGGAAGTTCACCAACAACTCTCATCTCGTTTCGCACAAAGTGGTTCATACTAGAGAGAAACCGTTCACATGCTTAAAGTGTGGGAAAGGCTTTACCCGGAACTCAAGTCTGGTCAAACACTCGGGAATTCATGCAGAACAAAAGCCATATGTCTGTAATCAGTGTGGCAAAAGCTATTGTCAGTATGCAAACTTGGTTGTACACCTGAGATTACATTCAGGGGAGAAGCCTTATGTGTGCAGACACTGTGGCCAGTCATTTATTTGCAAAGCTAGTATGGAGAGACACCAAAGAACACACACTGAAGGAAAACCATATCATTGTGTCCATTGTCCTAAGGCTTTCACAGATAATTCTTCTCTCAATAGACACAAAAAGACTCACAAAAATGAACTA TATCATCGCTATATTCAGAAGAATATCACTCCATAA